One stretch of Variovorax sp. TBS-050B DNA includes these proteins:
- a CDS encoding LysR family transcriptional regulator has product MDLRTLRYFIAVLEAGSLSRAAGSLYIAQPALTAQIKKLEAELGAQLFDRSHAGVTPTPAGMQLYEDARRLLSDADAVRERIQRLPQGPEGSVTVAVPFLIASLLLGPVLAALKASHPRIRVFVLDDLSLMVKKAMLDRRADVGILVDTPQVEGLDCRPLARESIFVCGLDHGGALAAHLKPAKRGARGTARPEVAFADAARLPLVLQSRRFAIRQRVEEAAAALGVPLNLAHEHDSARVIRSLYGCGAGYTFTPACALGDSPQGGADWVVARVVEPALQRSYVIATPADRAIDPAAQVVAEALVDQTARLIREGRWEAELLAAPDAARA; this is encoded by the coding sequence GTGGACCTGCGGACGCTGCGCTACTTCATCGCCGTGCTCGAAGCCGGCAGCCTTTCGCGCGCGGCCGGTTCGCTCTACATCGCGCAGCCCGCGCTCACCGCGCAGATCAAGAAGCTCGAGGCCGAGCTCGGCGCGCAACTGTTCGACCGCTCGCATGCGGGCGTCACGCCCACGCCCGCGGGCATGCAGCTCTACGAAGACGCGCGCCGCCTGCTGTCCGATGCCGACGCGGTGCGCGAGCGCATCCAGCGGCTGCCGCAGGGGCCCGAGGGTTCGGTGACCGTGGCCGTGCCCTTCCTGATCGCCTCGCTGCTGCTCGGGCCGGTGCTGGCCGCGCTCAAGGCCAGCCATCCGCGCATCCGCGTGTTCGTGCTCGACGACCTGAGCCTGATGGTGAAGAAGGCCATGCTCGACCGCCGCGCCGACGTCGGCATCCTCGTCGACACGCCGCAGGTCGAGGGGCTCGACTGCCGCCCGCTCGCGCGCGAATCGATCTTCGTCTGCGGCCTCGACCACGGCGGCGCGCTCGCGGCGCACCTGAAGCCCGCGAAGCGCGGCGCCCGCGGGACGGCGCGGCCCGAGGTCGCCTTCGCCGACGCCGCGCGGCTGCCGCTGGTGCTGCAGTCGCGCCGCTTCGCGATCCGCCAGCGCGTGGAGGAGGCCGCCGCCGCGCTTGGCGTGCCGCTGAACCTCGCGCACGAGCACGACTCGGCGCGCGTGATCCGCTCGCTCTACGGCTGTGGCGCGGGCTACACCTTCACGCCCGCCTGCGCGCTCGGCGACAGCCCGCAGGGCGGCGCCGACTGGGTGGTGGCGCGCGTGGTCGAGCCCGCGCTGCAGCGCAGCTACGTCATCGCCACGCCGGCCGACCGCGCGATCGACCCGGCCGCGCAGGTGGTTGCAGAGGCGCTGGTCGACCAGACCGCGCGGCTGATCCGCGAAGGCCGCTGGGAGGCCGAGCTGCTCGCCGCGCCGGACGCAGCGCGGGCATAG
- the glcF gene encoding glycolate oxidase subunit GlcF, which translates to MQTELAPEFRDTDDGREAEAILRKCVHCGFCTATCPTYQLLGDELDGPRGRIYLMKQVLEGQPPTRSTQLHLDRCLTCRNCESTCPSGVQYGHLVDIGRRIVDEKVPRPPLESARRWLLKEGLPSPLFGPAMKLGQSVRGLLPAALQAKVPPKQAAGRWPTATHARKVLMLAGCVQPAMMPNINSATARVLDAAGIQTVLAPEAGCCGAVKFHLNDQEGGKAQMRANVDAWWPLVERQEVEAIVMNASGCGVTVREYGHLLRDDPAYAAKAARISELTRDLSELLPELVPALRDRVRPPGGVVAYHPPCTLQHGQKLRGGVETHLRALGFEVRVAMNESHLCCGSAGTYSVLQPELAYPLRDRKLGHLTQLQPSVIASANIGCITHLQSGSGALPVRHWVELLDAALSAD; encoded by the coding sequence ATGCAAACCGAGCTCGCCCCCGAATTCCGCGACACCGACGACGGCCGCGAGGCCGAGGCCATCCTGCGCAAGTGCGTGCACTGCGGCTTCTGCACCGCGACCTGCCCGACCTACCAACTGCTCGGCGACGAGCTCGACGGTCCGCGCGGCCGCATCTACCTGATGAAGCAGGTGCTCGAAGGCCAGCCGCCGACCCGCAGCACGCAGCTGCACCTCGACCGCTGCCTGACCTGCCGCAACTGCGAGAGCACCTGCCCGAGCGGCGTGCAGTACGGCCACCTGGTCGACATCGGCCGCCGCATCGTGGACGAGAAGGTGCCGCGCCCGCCCCTGGAGTCGGCCAGGCGCTGGCTGCTGAAGGAGGGCCTGCCGTCGCCGCTCTTCGGTCCCGCGATGAAGCTCGGCCAGTCGGTGCGCGGCCTGCTGCCCGCGGCACTGCAGGCCAAGGTGCCACCGAAGCAGGCGGCCGGGCGCTGGCCCACCGCCACCCATGCGCGCAAGGTGCTGATGCTCGCGGGCTGCGTGCAGCCCGCGATGATGCCCAACATCAACAGCGCCACCGCGCGCGTGCTCGATGCGGCCGGCATCCAGACCGTGCTCGCGCCCGAGGCCGGCTGCTGCGGCGCGGTCAAGTTCCATCTCAACGACCAGGAAGGCGGCAAGGCGCAGATGCGCGCCAACGTCGACGCCTGGTGGCCGCTGGTCGAGCGCCAGGAGGTCGAGGCCATCGTGATGAACGCCTCCGGCTGCGGCGTGACGGTGCGCGAATACGGCCATCTGCTGCGCGACGACCCGGCCTATGCCGCCAAGGCCGCGCGCATCAGCGAACTCACGCGCGACCTGAGCGAGCTGCTGCCCGAACTGGTGCCGGCGCTCCGGGACCGCGTGCGCCCGCCCGGGGGCGTGGTGGCCTACCACCCGCCCTGCACGCTGCAGCACGGCCAGAAGCTGCGCGGCGGCGTCGAGACGCATCTGCGCGCCCTCGGCTTCGAGGTGCGCGTGGCGATGAACGAATCGCACCTGTGCTGCGGCTCGGCCGGCACCTACTCGGTGCTGCAGCCCGAACTCGCCTATCCGCTGCGCGACCGCAAGCTCGGCCACCTCACGCAGCTGCAGCCGAGCGTGATCGCCTCGGCCAACATCGGCTGCATCACGCACCTGCAAAGCGGCAGCGGCGCGCTGCCGGTGCGGCACTGGGTGGAGCTGCTCGACGCGGCGCTTTCGGCGGACTGA
- a CDS encoding DMT family transporter: protein MPALALIFNAFVWGVSWLPFRHIEAHGLHPVWTTFLIYAVISLGMGLLLRRAWRGFVAFPMLVLLGLAAGFTNLGFNWAVTQGDVVRVVLLFYMMPLWSVLLGWIFLGERPTAGALARVALALGGVVVVLKAPGVDWPVPSSLPDWLGLAAGFGFAVTNIVLRHLRHAPGESRALAMFGGCALVAGTAACTGTALGAFASPLAATPGWIGWALLLGSGFVIANFCLQYGAARLAASATAVIMLSEVLFASVSSVALGAATMSPRILAGGALIVLAAAWSAFARTPPPRDDRLPSAT, encoded by the coding sequence ATGCCAGCTCTTGCCCTCATCTTCAACGCCTTCGTCTGGGGCGTCTCCTGGCTTCCGTTCCGCCACATCGAGGCCCACGGCCTCCATCCGGTGTGGACCACCTTCCTGATCTACGCGGTGATTTCGCTCGGCATGGGCCTGCTGCTGCGCAGGGCGTGGCGCGGCTTCGTCGCGTTCCCGATGCTGGTGCTGCTCGGGCTCGCGGCGGGCTTCACCAACCTGGGCTTTAACTGGGCGGTGACGCAGGGCGACGTGGTGCGGGTGGTGCTGCTGTTCTACATGATGCCGCTGTGGAGCGTGCTGCTGGGCTGGATCTTCCTCGGCGAACGACCCACGGCCGGCGCGCTGGCGCGCGTGGCGCTGGCGCTCGGGGGCGTGGTCGTGGTGCTGAAGGCCCCCGGGGTCGACTGGCCGGTGCCTTCGAGTCTGCCCGACTGGCTCGGGCTCGCGGCGGGCTTCGGCTTCGCGGTGACCAACATCGTGCTGCGCCATCTGCGCCATGCGCCCGGCGAATCGCGCGCGCTCGCGATGTTCGGCGGCTGCGCACTGGTCGCGGGCACGGCGGCGTGCACCGGCACAGCGCTCGGCGCCTTCGCGTCGCCGCTCGCGGCAACGCCGGGCTGGATCGGCTGGGCGCTGCTGCTCGGCAGCGGATTCGTGATCGCGAACTTCTGCCTGCAGTACGGCGCGGCGCGGCTCGCGGCCAGCGCCACGGCGGTGATCATGCTGTCGGAGGTGCTGTTCGCGAGCGTGTCGTCGGTAGCGCTCGGCGCGGCCACGATGAGCCCGCGCATCCTCGCGGGCGGCGCGCTGATCGTCTTGGCCGCCGCGTGGTCGGCGTTTGCGCGAACGCCCCCGCCGCGCGATGATCGGCTCCCCTCCGCCACCTGA
- a CDS encoding acyl-CoA dehydrogenase family protein, producing MTSTPTRDGNVRPFEGSERAAALIGRIEDFLHGELAALARAHGVDQEHGASRELLQQVWRRSHELGFYGMTLPEAMGGLGLSVLDHVLIKEAIYASGSPFAPHVFGELSGPPRVGALVRKATPHHMQNFILPVARAEKAICFALTEAEAGSDAGAVQTRAVRDGEHFVLDGRKRFISGSPFADFAVLMASTASDSAQREVTAFFVDLKQAGVRVEAGYKTMAGQSHTGDIVLENCRIPAANLIGEPGRGLALALGRITVNRLLHCPAMVGLAAVALRDACAYAGQRRQFGRAIGQFQAIQHMLADMATELAAARALMISTARQIDAGSEARAEASMAKLFCSEAAFRIADRAVQIHGGEGIVQGRRVEFLFRMLRMYRVLTGTSEIQRNTIARELLGEPG from the coding sequence ATGACTTCGACCCCCACCCGGGACGGCAACGTCCGCCCCTTCGAGGGCTCGGAGCGCGCCGCCGCGCTGATCGGCCGCATCGAGGACTTCCTGCACGGCGAACTGGCCGCGCTCGCGCGCGCGCACGGCGTCGACCAGGAGCACGGCGCGAGCCGCGAACTGCTGCAGCAGGTCTGGCGCCGCTCGCACGAACTCGGCTTCTACGGCATGACGCTGCCCGAGGCCATGGGCGGCCTCGGCCTCTCGGTGCTCGACCATGTGCTGATCAAGGAAGCGATCTATGCGAGCGGCTCGCCGTTCGCGCCGCACGTGTTCGGCGAACTCAGCGGGCCGCCGCGCGTGGGCGCGCTGGTGCGCAAGGCCACGCCGCACCACATGCAGAACTTCATCCTGCCGGTGGCGCGCGCCGAGAAGGCGATCTGCTTCGCGCTGACCGAGGCCGAGGCCGGCTCCGACGCGGGCGCGGTGCAGACGCGCGCGGTGCGCGACGGCGAGCATTTCGTGCTCGACGGCCGCAAGCGCTTCATCTCGGGCTCGCCCTTCGCCGACTTCGCGGTGCTCATGGCCTCCACCGCGAGCGACTCGGCCCAGCGCGAGGTCACGGCCTTCTTCGTCGACCTGAAGCAGGCCGGCGTGCGCGTCGAGGCCGGCTACAAGACCATGGCGGGGCAGTCGCACACCGGCGACATCGTGCTCGAGAACTGCCGCATTCCCGCGGCCAACCTGATCGGCGAGCCGGGCCGCGGCCTCGCGCTCGCGCTCGGGCGCATCACCGTCAACCGGCTGCTGCATTGCCCCGCGATGGTAGGCCTGGCCGCGGTGGCGCTGCGCGATGCCTGCGCCTACGCGGGCCAGCGCCGGCAGTTCGGCCGCGCGATCGGCCAGTTCCAGGCGATCCAGCACATGCTGGCCGACATGGCGACCGAGCTCGCCGCGGCGCGCGCGCTGATGATCTCGACCGCGCGCCAGATCGACGCCGGCTCGGAAGCGCGCGCCGAGGCCTCGATGGCCAAGCTGTTCTGTTCCGAGGCCGCGTTCCGCATCGCCGACCGCGCGGTGCAGATCCATGGCGGCGAAGGCATCGTGCAGGGGCGGCGCGTGGAGTTCCTGTTCCGCATGCTGCGCATGTACCGCGTGCTCACGGGCACCAGCGAGATCCAGCGCAACACCATCGCGCGCGAGCTGCTCGGCGAGCCGGGCTGA
- a CDS encoding carboxypeptidase regulatory-like domain-containing protein, whose amino-acid sequence MSRHSAFHVATRRLRRALPVLACAAGALAAHAQSGMPAWKGEGAVRHVCGGIGSDESNAMRAAMKDHPLALLFARNDGAYLADVQVEIKGADGASALSMRASGPVCLIDIPAGRYTIDVTTKEGQSKSQPVTVGGGSKTASFRF is encoded by the coding sequence ATGTCCCGTCATTCCGCCTTCCACGTTGCGACCCGGCGCCTGCGGCGCGCGCTGCCGGTCCTGGCCTGCGCCGCCGGCGCGCTGGCCGCGCATGCGCAATCCGGCATGCCGGCCTGGAAGGGCGAGGGCGCGGTGCGCCACGTCTGCGGCGGCATCGGTTCCGACGAGTCGAACGCGATGCGCGCGGCGATGAAGGACCATCCGCTCGCGCTGCTGTTCGCGCGCAACGACGGCGCCTACCTGGCCGACGTGCAGGTCGAGATCAAGGGCGCGGACGGCGCCTCGGCGCTCTCGATGCGCGCCAGCGGCCCGGTGTGCCTGATCGACATTCCCGCGGGCCGCTACACCATCGACGTCACCACCAAGGAAGGCCAGTCCAAGAGCCAGCCGGTGACGGTCGGCGGCGGCTCGAAGACCGCGAGCTTCAGGTTCTGA
- a CDS encoding AMP-binding protein, whose protein sequence is MHASRRQHVPHPTTRVANVGELVSRSARIHARQTALRTGAQSLSYEALDRRSNRLANALLGCGLARGDRVGIYLPNCMEIVEIELACYKAALVKAPFNARLSPAEVGEIVANSGAALIVTTAERAEAFLPHLKAGEPVPKLVFVDGPESAPTSYAGLLARASDAFEAAAVEADEVAVLHYTSGSSGVLKAAMQTFGNRLAQLRKFLMRSEGMREGHLLGLVGPITHASGMQIVPALCSGATIRLFSGFEPGRFLADMKADRVTHTFMVPTMINMLLGELEGQYRPLPDLQRLGYGAAPMAPARILRAMDVFGPVLSQGYGAGETTSGVCGLSVEDHLFARAAAPERLASCGRPFLESKVEIVDDAGEPVAAGEIGEIVVGGPDIFAGYWRAPELTAEVLKNGRYHTGDLARMDADGFVYIVDRKKDMVISGGFNVYPSEVEAVLYQHEAIADACVFAVPDEKWGEAVAAHVVLKPGHALDGGALDAFCAQRLGGFKRPRRVEFVEALPKNPNGKVARKQIQAPYWAGQSRMVN, encoded by the coding sequence ATGCATGCATCCAGGAGACAACACGTGCCACACCCCACCACACGGGTCGCCAACGTCGGCGAACTCGTCTCGCGCAGCGCGCGCATCCATGCCCGCCAGACCGCGCTGCGCACCGGCGCGCAGAGCCTGAGCTACGAGGCGCTCGACCGCCGCTCCAACCGCCTCGCCAACGCGCTGCTCGGCTGCGGCCTCGCGCGCGGCGACCGCGTCGGCATCTACCTGCCGAACTGCATGGAGATCGTCGAGATCGAGCTCGCCTGCTACAAGGCCGCGCTCGTGAAGGCGCCGTTCAACGCGCGGCTCTCGCCCGCCGAGGTGGGCGAGATCGTCGCCAACAGCGGCGCCGCGCTGATCGTCACCACGGCCGAGCGTGCCGAGGCCTTCCTGCCGCACCTGAAGGCCGGGGAGCCGGTGCCGAAGCTGGTCTTCGTCGACGGGCCCGAGAGCGCGCCCACGTCCTATGCCGGCCTGCTGGCGCGCGCGAGCGATGCCTTCGAGGCCGCCGCGGTCGAGGCCGACGAGGTCGCGGTGCTGCACTACACCTCGGGCTCCTCGGGCGTGCTCAAGGCCGCGATGCAGACCTTCGGCAACCGGCTCGCGCAACTGCGCAAGTTCCTCATGCGCTCCGAAGGCATGCGCGAAGGCCATCTGCTCGGGCTGGTCGGGCCGATCACCCATGCCTCGGGCATGCAGATCGTGCCGGCGCTGTGCAGCGGCGCCACGATCCGGCTGTTCTCGGGCTTCGAGCCGGGCCGCTTCCTGGCCGACATGAAGGCCGACCGCGTGACCCACACCTTCATGGTGCCGACCATGATCAACATGCTGCTCGGCGAACTCGAAGGGCAGTACCGCCCGCTGCCCGACCTGCAGCGCCTGGGCTATGGCGCCGCACCGATGGCGCCGGCGCGCATCCTGCGCGCGATGGACGTGTTCGGCCCGGTGCTCTCGCAGGGCTACGGCGCCGGCGAGACCACCTCGGGCGTCTGCGGCCTGAGCGTGGAGGACCACCTGTTCGCGCGCGCCGCGGCGCCCGAGCGGCTCGCCTCCTGCGGCCGGCCCTTCCTCGAATCGAAGGTCGAGATCGTGGACGATGCGGGCGAGCCCGTGGCCGCGGGCGAGATCGGCGAGATCGTGGTGGGCGGCCCCGACATCTTCGCCGGCTACTGGCGCGCGCCCGAGCTCACGGCCGAGGTGCTGAAGAACGGCCGCTACCACACGGGCGACCTCGCGCGCATGGACGCGGACGGCTTCGTTTACATCGTCGACCGCAAGAAGGACATGGTCATCAGCGGCGGCTTCAACGTCTATCCCTCCGAGGTCGAGGCGGTGCTCTACCAGCACGAGGCGATCGCCGACGCCTGCGTGTTCGCCGTGCCCGACGAGAAGTGGGGCGAGGCCGTGGCCGCGCACGTGGTGCTCAAGCCCGGCCATGCGCTCGACGGCGGTGCGCTCGACGCCTTCTGCGCCCAGCGGCTCGGCGGCTTCAAGCGGCCGCGCCGCGTGGAATTCGTCGAAGCACTGCCGAAGAACCCCAACGGCAAGGTCGCGCGCAAGCAGATCCAGGCGCCCTACTGGGCCGGCCAAAGCCGCATGGTGAATTGA
- a CDS encoding glutathione peroxidase, with protein sequence MPDSIYDFEARRIDGQPVHLSDYRGKVLLIVNTASQCGFTPQFEGLEALHRKYAGQGLVVLGFPSNQFGSQDPGSNEEIGAFCTTNYGVSFPMMEKIEVKGPGAAPLYQWLVKEKPGLLGSTAIKWNFTKFLIGRDGRVIARYAPIDKPASLEADIEKALAAPVAA encoded by the coding sequence ATGCCCGACAGCATCTACGACTTCGAGGCCCGCCGCATCGACGGCCAGCCCGTGCACCTTTCGGACTATCGCGGCAAGGTGCTGCTGATCGTCAACACCGCGAGCCAGTGCGGCTTCACGCCGCAGTTCGAGGGCCTCGAGGCGCTGCACCGCAAGTACGCCGGCCAGGGGCTGGTGGTGCTGGGCTTTCCGTCCAACCAGTTCGGTTCGCAGGACCCCGGCAGCAACGAGGAGATCGGCGCCTTCTGCACGACCAACTACGGCGTGAGCTTTCCGATGATGGAGAAGATCGAGGTCAAGGGCCCCGGCGCGGCGCCGCTCTACCAGTGGCTCGTGAAGGAGAAGCCGGGCCTGCTGGGCAGCACGGCCATCAAGTGGAACTTCACCAAGTTCCTGATCGGGCGCGACGGCCGCGTGATCGCGCGCTATGCGCCGATCGACAAGCCGGCTTCGCTCGAGGCCGACATCGAGAAGGCCCTGGCCGCACCCGTGGCGGCCTGA